ACTAAGACAgttttttttgaaatcttttgTAATTATTGCAccctttaatgtaactcttaaTCAGGACGTACAAAATCAAGTTCAATCTAACTTGCATTTGGTTTTACCTACAGATCTTCTTTAGTCATTTCTTTTATCAAATGGACTCATGCAGCACTACCTAAAATTTGAAcacatgtttgtttatttcacaaAGTCACCCCAAAAAGGTCACtgcaaattattttttgtgacACATTACACAGAATCCCTACATGTCATCAGTAAATATCACAGCCATTTGGTAGGCCACAGGCACAAataaatgcaatttttttaatcatgaaaaaagaaagaaaattatttCATGCAACTTCATCATCTGGACATGATCAATAACGATAATATGGTGAGGTAATAACAAAACATGACATGCATATGAGGAGACAAAGCATTGCCGTATAACTTAACAACATATTGTAATTACATAAAACAGAAAATGTCTTTCAcatttaaccccttcaatactgaaaacattcccgcctaaattgtttggacaaaattcttgttttatgtaagttttggcatatatcaacttcattttagactggaattaaagaaatgttacttcctaataacgtaatattattgtaattatgaaaatattcatataaattgggtccccatattatttaaaactcgtctctagtcatgaaagggttaacacTTGTGAAGGTTGAAAAACCAACAACGTAACATCATCATGGCAGGACCATTGAAGACAAATTTACGCACAAGCTTGGAATACAGTCTTCAATGAATTATCTCAAGGTGTGCACTTACTCAattcacaaataaataacacaacttTTATCATAATCTGTAAAGGGGATTGTTTAATAAATTGTATATCAACCTTATTATATGTCACATATTTTATCCAAGTTACGATACAATCAGAAAAGTAGGCTCCCCAACGCTCAGATTTTGAGGACTTGACTACGAGTCGAGGATTTGTCACACTCCAATATTAATAAAAGGTAGAACAGTCTGATTTATCGTAAGTTTTGCTTTGAGTGTAGAATGCAACACAAAAATTGCATTTACTTTGATAAACAAAAAACCAACCTATCATcggttaaaatcaagaaatgacACATGGAGTcactgtacaatttttttttttaaatagaggttaaaatgacattgaaattaagtcattttaaaatccaacatggctgccaaGTACTGCGTTACCTCTaagggaaaataaaagattgacaatttccttgaaaacaagatggtgaaaccCCAATTATCTTTACTTATTTCAAAGGACCAAGAACAAGTTTTCATATGACAACATCTAGAGGAATTGAAAAGCTTTGGTTTTCAGGGAAATTCTTTGCCaaggtgcattctaccttaacACAGTAGAGGTTATGTGACAACTTTTCTTTAGGCAAATGTCTTGGTTTCAATGGAAGATTGACAAACAGTGGAAGAATAACTTCACAAGTGTACATTGCACTCACTAACACTGAACTAATTTCAACCGAGCCAGATTCTAGCACACAAGAATGgtacaattttacaaaacaccatacatttcatttttcctGCCTGTAcaaaatttcagtttatatgatcaaatttaatcaatatttatgtcCTTGAGCGCCACGAATGGAAAAAATCTGTGAACCACCATACTTTTAGTGAACCACCTACAAATGTGATTACAACATACATCTTTTAGAAAGGAAAATAACGCCATTGTGATCTGAGCCTCTGCTACAAACTTTGTATCAAATCTGGAGGTGAATTAAAATGACTAATGATTCTAATCTTATTTAATCTAGGTCCATATGCTCTTCTGATTTACCATCTTCTGATTGTTTTTGTTCTTCTTCTTGTTGACTTGTTTCTTCCTTCTTTACTTCTTCTGTGTTTTCATTTGCTTTCGTTTccttcttttcttcttccttGGGAGGTTCTTCTTTTGGTTTGGGTTTATTAAGAATGGGATTACAGTTGCTCTCTAAGAACTGGAAAATAACAGAAATGAAAAGATAGTGAGACTGTGGCAATCTGTTGCATAATTTCATATTGGAACAAAACTTGTTGTTTGGAATACTTGCACATTCAGAATTGTCAAAATAGTGTAGTGAACTCAGAACTGGCAAGTTCCCTGTTCTTGCCTTGTTGCTACCACTTACTTCTGAATGATTCAATTCCTTAGGTAAGATTTGAACTATCCCTGTGACTCGGTCAAAGGGACTTATGTGAAGCCCTCAGAGAGTGGGACATCAATGTGCCTCAGTCAACACAGTTTATGTGAAGCCCCCAGAAAACTCCACTATCTGGTAAGCATGCATAACTATACTTTCTTGTTATATTAATTACAATACAGCTGAgatttttgtattgttttctgGCCTATCAGTGTGAACCTTTGAAATGCTTCATGCTATACCAGTCAACCCTGCTGACTGATGAACAGCACACATTCACTGGGATTGTGGGTAATAGCTGTTTTAAGGTTTGAGTAATTATGAAGGTTACATTACCTTTTTCTCTGTAAGAATTTGGTCTGCTAAGACAACTGGATTTTGGTTGATAGCTAGCTGATTCTGTGCATTCAGTTTTTCATTAAACCATTTATCTTTCTCTTTTAGCCATTTCTCAACCTTTTTAATTTCCTCTTCAGGTATATGGTCATACTTCTCATCCTGTAAATGTAATCACACAATACTGTTAGTATTAGTATCAACTACCAGTCAGCTAGCCATTATCCATTTTTGATAGTATGTACATTCTTTCACAGCCTGGCTAGCAATTCATACCCCTACTTTTAAAGAGTCTGGATAACTTAGCGACAataattaaagtcagaaggaaactttgataCATTTGTTTCATTAAAGGTCCCGAATTCCTGCAATGAGTGACAATTTTTGCCAAGACACTATTGTGGTGTCTTCGTCTTACCATCGTGATGCTGTGGTTTTTTCTAATCATGCCATAGAGGGCGACGTTTTTAAAAATCACTTCACCACAATGAAGAAATGGTGTCATAAGAAATATGGAGAAAATGTAAAGTTGCTCTAATGGAAACTATACACATGGAAATATCTACTGAATCATGCTCATGAGAAGCGACCAAACAAGAGCACCTACGCATGAACTGTATACAGTGCACAGAGTGATATTACTTGTATGGCTGGAATATGTGATGAGACCACATATATATCATTTGAATGCCTTAGAATCTCAATCATTACCCATCATTTACCTTCTGCGCATACAACTCCAGTGCTTTCCTAATATGTAGTATAGTGGTACCCAATTCTTCAAAAGCTTTAGGCCTCAATTCTGCTTCTCTATGTCTAGTTACAATTGGATCACCTATTTTCTTTAGTGAAGCTAGTCTATCGATGTATACTTGTTTCTTTTCATCTTCTCCATCCTCGTACAGCCAGTCTTCTGTGCCATCTAGAAGCTTGGAAAACTTTTCCTTTTCCTGTGTGGGGAAGAAGAGAGAATGCAGTCAAGACACTGAGGCATATACACAGTGAATGAACAGTCACGTGAGATACTGCAGGGTAATCACGTTTTATTTCCCTGATGCACACTATTTAGACTATATCCTATGTATATCACTGGCAACTATACTAGTAGAATCTATTCAACATGAATTGCAATACAGCAAGACTAAAAAGAACAAATGGTCCAATATGCCATATTCTGTCATCAGCAacataaaagatttcatggtttggccactaggagtgctgttgaCAAACTGTATTGAAGCCAGAAGTGAGGGCACGAATAGCATTAGTATTGTAAGGACATTAGAAATGATCGGAACGTAGGTAATGGAGTCtagcacatgtacatgtctatgtTTGTGTACCGTGGGCTGCATACTTACTCAAACAGAATGAAGGAGCAGTGTACCAGGTAACATTAGGGGTCTACTGTTATTATCATACAATACACTATGTTATGGTTATAGGAAAGATAAAAGAATCAGTACTTATGCCACCGGTGGCACTAATCTGAAGTAGATATCATTCCTGACCAGTTCAAAAAGctgtctgttttctttttttgtgaTGTAATAATCTGGAACTTATCAGGTTCTTCAATAATTTCATACAGGCTGTTTCTTGAGCCTATGTGTGATTAGTGTCAATGGTAACCATTTCAGCTAATTTGGGGCACCCTTAAAGCTTCTCAAGTGTTTCATCTGAGCAAATCTCCgtcagagacacagagacattTACTCACCTTTTCTGAGACAAATTTTTCAtatgtatcatatattttaCTCCTCATGTCATAAACGTATGACTCAAGTGCATTCTTGCTTTCTCCTCTTTCTTTCTCTAGTTTGTCTTGCATGACCATCTTACCCTGTGTAGAaagcaaaataaacatttacttcATCTTATTCACCATCTTCCTGCATATTCAGCTAAAGTTAAGACTTTGATAATACACTTGTATACAACCATATTTCGGTATGACTCATACCTCTTTTTATTCATAGTGTATGACCTCAACTCAAATGGTACAAGGACCTGTGTAAGTATTAATTTGCATCAAACTATTATCTGCTCCACCaacaaaagttgaaagttttcatttctatttcGAACAtcttttaatacttttttttgtgtgtgtttaaaaTGATGAGAAATGAGCTTTTGAACTGCAATTGTTTACTATATATCCCGCCAAGTAATTCACTCTGTCCTAAGGTCAACCAAAACTTTGTTGTGTGGAAAGAATGCTAGAAGTGTATTTTAATGTGGTTATCCTTTGTACTGGATTATTTACTGGAGTAGTTTTTACTGTGCACCCAATTATGGATAACATGTTTAGTCCCAACACATATAATTTTAATGGTTAACAGGAACACCATTGAACAACGACGAATCTGTCAGCCTACTAATCATGATGAGCTAACACCATAGAATCTCCTACCTCTTTCTCAACAGCTAAATTCAATTCCTCTGGTGTAAATTTATTGACATGGACTTCAATTGGTAGGTCAGTCATTTTCacttgtttctttttctttggcTGTGCGTCTGTCTTCTtctcatcaccttcacctttgTTATCTTCTGGTTTTTTATCCCCTTCAGTTGGACCGTCTGTGGCGCCCTCTGTGGCAGCAGCATTCTGATTCTTCTGAGCTTCAGCATCTGTGTCCATTGGAGTCTATACAGAATTAAGGGTGCAAAAGttatttatgataattatataatttccCAAAAAACAATGTTTGAGTAAAgttttctgggtttttttggCAGATGAAAGATGTTTCTATGTTTATGACTGAAATGAAATGGTACCACAGGCAGTTAAATTTAGTAGAGCACTGAGCTTTTGATCTGTTTCGGTCAATGATCATTATCAGAATGataaattccatagttacaactgacctgtaggtggcagtatgatcagcGGGTAAATAGATTTCTTGAGCAAGGGACATGACACAACAAATTGCAGTACACCTATGAAACTGATGAAATATCATCATAAATTTCAGATTTGATTTTCCAAAACTATTTTGAATTTATCTATGAAATATATTTGCCAGTTTtagtttttcattttcaaatttcaggtTCATTGGAAATCAACACAAGGTAAATTTCTAGTACAACCATTgacatataaaaaatataaacctACTTCATCAGGCTTCTCTTGTTTTATTGGTTCTTCCTGAGTTTGTTCATTGCCACTGTTTTCCTTTTTACTATTCTGGTCCCCATTCTGATCAGTTTCCATTGGTTCTGGACCGTTCTGTTCTGGTGTCTCTGTTTCTTGTATCTTTTCCACCATTGATGCCGATGGCAATGATACAACGCCATGTATATTGACCCTAACCTTGACCTTCACCTTTGAGCTTTCACCGGCTGCATTTGGTGTTACTTTGGAAATGGCAAATTGACCTTTAGGGAGAAAAAGAAACCAGAAAATTACAGTGGTACATTGTTTATACAATCATACAGATTGGCAAACTGATGTGAATACAGTCATGAAATTGGAAATTTAAGATTACACAAAAAATCACGAGGCAAGCCTGGAGTTAACATATGGTTGGTGTAGGCATCAACCCTTCAGGTTACTAATGCATGCTGGTGAAGTGTTAGTGCCAGCCGAGTGTTAGCCAAATTTTCACATCGGGCTTGTTCAGACATTAACCTTTCTGGTTGCTAACTGATTTAGATGAAGTGTTAGTAGCAGCCTAGTCTTTGCACTGAACTAGCCTGGTATCAACACACAGCTGGTGCAGGCATCAAACCTTCTAATTGCTAGCAAATGTTGGTGAAGTGTTAGTGCCAGCCCAATGTTAACCAAACAGTAAAGAGAATTTTGAGCTGCACtgtaacatatttttatttgtacatgtcacTTTGATCTTTTAAATACTTTACAGGAACAGCAAATACATGACAGATGTTGAGGTATAACTGGTCTAGTTGATAGACTTACTTACCTATATGTGGATCTGGATAGGGTAAATGTTTGAGGTCAGCATATGCAGCTTCTAATTCAAATGGTTCTTGTCTGTAAAAGGTCAACATCTTAGAGAATGGTGCTTGGTGATTCCTACTGAAAACCTCCATTTCACTGTCAAAACAATCAAATCAATGTTTGATTATCAGGACACACGTCTAGCAGAGTTCACACAATGGAGCTGAACATGCACGGTGATGCATTTAGAAAGTGAGATGGTTGGGtatcattatatgtatgtttgaacATGGAGGTATGGTAAGGTGTATCATGACATTGAGTACATGGGACTGGACATGAAACGGGTACACGTTACTGAACATGAGTGCATCTGAACATGGGTGCATGAGGTTGAACATATTCACAGACGCGTACATCGAGACTGAACATTCCAGGCTGACCTTTTTATACACACATCTGGACTACAGACATTTTATGTTTATaccattttatatatacattattaatgtgtacatgtgattGCATATGGAATAAATGTCACTGAACATAGCTGTATGTGGGTGGACATGAtcacaaatgtatacattgagTTGAACAAGGTAGACGGTTACAGGGTTCTGAATGTGATAAGAGGGGAAATGAGtctaaacatacatgtaagtgagTAGACATGGCTGTACAAAACAAATGGTGGCGTTGACTGTGGTCAGTGGGTATACAGGCATAAACATGAAgataaaatgatacatgtatgtacatgtgactTAATAGCATAGCTGTCAACATGATGATTAGTGGGAGAATTTCCGAAATGAAGGTCATTAACTCTTCCTTACCCTTCTTCATCAAGGCTTGCATTCCAGGTCAGTTTGATTGGGTAGGGTGTTAAATCAGTGATGGCAAATTCACGTACACGGAATGTTGGAGATAAAATAGCACACTGAAAGGAAAAGATGACAATACATAATGAATATTGTTTGGAGGCACAATAAAAATTGTgacagataaataaatgaactcaaatgcatacaaaaaaaaaatgtaaatatcaagATACTGTTCTGCTATTttcgaaatatgagtaaaaacgTTCTAATTTATATACAAGGGCAAAATAGCACACTAGAGGAAAAGATGACAATCCAATACAGTTGTGAGAAACGTATTATACAACTCAAATTCTTAAAAGTCACGATATAtcaagtacaaaaaatgtacagcgAAATTATTCTGAATGCTTTGAAGGACTCGTACCAAACGACCATATTTTAATGTCTTAAATACTGTGTGCTTATTTTTCTAgttttttgtaaatgtacaccTTGTGGTTGCACCAGCTAAAGACAGGGATAATGTTAAAAATATAAGATGTAAAATATTGATTGTATACATTCAAGTACATGAACcgtgtatgcaaatgaggtatgAATGAACTCTGACCTGAAGAGCACATCCTCTAGCCACAGCTTCATCCTGGTTTAAAGTTGTACTGACATCTTTCCCAAACACTTTTCTAATTATGTCTTTCACACCTGATACTCTGGTGGAACCTCCAATAATCTCAACTGATTCTATGTCATCCTTCTTCAATTCTATTATGAGAAAAATCAAAAAATGTAGTCAAGGTTTGGGAACCATCAATGTTGATCTACTTATATATATTGTCAATCGTTcaaatttactgaaaaaaaatctacaaattGCTACGGAATACGTGCTGTCAGCAATTTAAGATAGACACGAactaaaactattttgtttGATGTGGCACATTACACAATTGGGTCAAGATAAAGTGGACACTGCATAGGGTTGAATATGCAgccacttgaggaaaacttgctatcagaaaCACTGTTCTACTTAGATTGTAacatacgtcgtgttgttcagccctatcaggatTCTTTAACCACAACGAGTACTGGCCGACAGCGTGGAACGAATTTCTGTATCTTGCAGACTATGTTCTACTGTGAGTGTAAGGACATCAAAGACTGTTgctagcttatatcaacatcttACATAATATATAGTTGCACAAAATGCAGTTTTCATCTATGTTTGCTCTCCAAATGTTAGTCTGCCATTGTTGCATGTTATCTTTTCACATAAGGACAATGGCGGGGTCAAGGTATTTTCACCGGGGTTCCTCACTAAATTATCACACAAGGCATGAAAGACTACTACTATTAACCTCTCATGATATGATACAATTTACAACAGAAGTAATTTGAGCCTGTGTAATGACAGTTGCTATAATCAAGTCACTGTTTTGTGCAACCACTAACATAGGTTTGACGTTAGTTATCGTAAACAAAGAAAACTTACTAGACTCGGCTAAAACTTGCTTCAGTGGTGCTTCTAACTGACTCAGTACGTGAGCTGCAAGCTGCTCAAAATCAGTCCTGTAAGACAAAGAAACATACTCATTTGATTAGATAACCATTTCTTCATGCATACTGGCAATAcgtaatttgatatttgattagGTGGTTCATTTCAATGAGTAACTTAGCAAGAGACCAGACTTGATTGCCAAATATGGATAAAAGACCAGACTTGATTGCCAAATATGGATAAAAGACCAGACTTGATTGCCAAATATGGATAAAAAGACCATACTTGATTGCCAAATATGGTGCAAAAAGTCAGATTGATTACCAAATATGGACAAAAAGACCAGATTTCATCATCAGATATACTTTgagaaatattacattaattgtgcacatgattttacatcaactTTTGAAAAGTATAGAAAACCGAAATTTACATAGGACAGTAACATACATATGTTAaataatgaatacataattacCTATTGATTCTACCAGAGACGTCCTTGTCATCCATAAAACATTCAATATTCAACTGAAGTGTGTTAGTGTTAACACTCATCTGTTTCTTCACTTTCTCACATTCTGTTAGCAATCTTGTATAAGCCCTTGGGTTGCTCTTGGCATCAACCTAAAATTGATGATGCAAACAGCAAACATATTACAACCGTAAACAGCTCATTTCAGTTCAGAATATACAGTTCCTCGCCTAGTATTCATTCAGACACCTTGACGTGCATAGCTTTCAAGTAACTAGGTAGTACAGCTAGGAAATATCACATGACTTTTTTTCCAAGGTGTACGGCTGACTGTTATTGACAAAATACCTGGCAAGGGactctactacatgtatacagtgttgcagccagagggggttttgggtcatttgacatacattttttggacctgacccacaattttggaagtgacgggtcatagatgacccacactaaaactgtatgcaaataagtttAGCGACatgaccatgcctatagcaacagccaaatgattgcgtatattgcatagataacaacagggttggataggcaactgcataatcattcagcaaatatttagcatggatcagcatgtgggtaaatatttttaaaactgtacagttgtgctacaatgccattggcgcttttttataatgtcccaaaaaaaattatgatgacCCAGAGAAATGAAAGTCTTGGTACA
The genomic region above belongs to Glandiceps talaboti chromosome 8, keGlaTala1.1, whole genome shotgun sequence and contains:
- the LOC144439072 gene encoding heat shock 70 kDa protein 4-like; its protein translation is MSVVGFDLGNQSCYIAVARSGGIETIANEYSDRNTPTYVSFGEKQRMMGISAKNQVVVNIKNTVYGFKRLIGRKYDDPFVQAEKAKYPYEVASLPNGNAAIKVRYLGEEEMFSMQQVTGMMLTRLKETAEAALGRKVVDCVLSVPNFYTDAERRAVLDAAQITELNCLRLMNDTTAVALAYGIYKQDLPPPEEKPRNVIFVDMGHSALQVAACAFNKGKLKMLATASATSIGGGTFDRILADHFAAEFKTKYKVDAKSNPRAYTRLLTECEKVKKQMSVNTNTLQLNIECFMDDKDVSGRINRTDFEQLAAHVLSQLEAPLKQVLAESKLKKDDIESVEIIGGSTRVSGVKDIIRKVFGKDVSTTLNQDEAVARGCALQCAILSPTFRVREFAITDLTPYPIKLTWNASLDEEGEMEVFSRNHQAPFSKMLTFYRQEPFELEAAYADLKHLPYPDPHIGQFAISKVTPNAAGESSKVKVKVRVNIHGVVSLPSASMVEKIQETETPEQNGPEPMETDQNGDQNSKKENSGNEQTQEEPIKQEKPDETPMDTDAEAQKNQNAAATEGATDGPTEGDKKPEDNKGEGDEKKTDAQPKKKKQVKMTDLPIEVHVNKFTPEELNLAVEKEGKMVMQDKLEKERGESKNALESYVYDMRSKIYDTYEKFVSEKEKEKFSKLLDGTEDWLYEDGEDEKKQVYIDRLASLKKIGDPIVTRHREAELRPKAFEELGTTILHIRKALELYAQKDEKYDHIPEEEIKKVEKWLKEKDKWFNEKLNAQNQLAINQNPVVLADQILTEKKFLESNCNPILNKPKPKEEPPKEEEKKETKANENTEEVKKEETSQQEEEQKQSEDGKSEEHMDLD